A region of Burkholderiales bacterium JOSHI_001 DNA encodes the following proteins:
- a CDS encoding protein-tyrosine-phosphatase (PFAM: Low molecular weight phosphotyrosine protein phosphatase) produces MTAHVLILCTHNSARSVLAEGMLKHLAARLGKDVQAHSAGSAPSGRINPFAIEALNRAGIDTSSFRSKSWDEFSRDGAPPLSIVITVCDSAAAETCPVFLGGPGGQPVKVHWGYPDPSHAEGGDAGKRSAFELTRQAIGYRMLQLLALPLQGMDRSALQAALLHIGQS; encoded by the coding sequence ATGACCGCCCACGTCCTGATCCTGTGCACCCACAACTCCGCGCGCAGCGTGCTGGCCGAGGGCATGCTCAAGCACCTGGCCGCCCGGCTCGGCAAGGACGTGCAGGCCCACAGCGCCGGCAGCGCGCCCAGCGGGCGCATCAACCCCTTTGCCATCGAGGCGCTGAACCGCGCCGGCATTGACACCAGCAGCTTCCGCAGCAAGAGCTGGGACGAGTTCAGCCGCGACGGCGCGCCGCCCCTGTCCATCGTCATCACGGTGTGCGACAGCGCGGCCGCCGAGACCTGCCCCGTGTTCTTAGGCGGCCCCGGCGGCCAGCCGGTGAAGGTGCACTGGGGCTACCCGGACCCCTCCCACGCCGAAGGCGGCGACGCGGGCAAGCGCAGCGCCTTCGAGTTGACGCGCCAGGCCATCGGCTACCGCATGCTGCAGTTGCTGGCCCTGCCGCTGCAAGGCATGGACCGCAGCGCGCTCCAGGCCGCCCTGCTGCACATCGGCCAGAGCTGA